A region of Gadus morhua chromosome 18, gadMor3.0, whole genome shotgun sequence DNA encodes the following proteins:
- the frmpd2 gene encoding tyrosine-protein phosphatase non-receptor type 13 — protein sequence MGTFVTLAEVLEARGSPLDEGELWGLLLATAESLLEISCKGSGNMCSVLSPGSVLLSASGSLAFKGCSRSEDVASFTAPEVRQGLVASSRTAAEKMAVYSMGMMLYWCADYLLPQNQPVQLSSELDRLLLSMCEDVVLKRADLLAVLETCEQHHTASLLPPPDRLIKQLVEDVFRNSVDHVTMSENGTQLTDRSQTVRDRFHAGYFSNSNWAMRRKASRACSGASYRTENAGVSSGGRYRDDYTRYQQSNRTPCSPYMDGGRDTNPRALNHYSSTLSLNDKKLKEMGPEFIRMQDEPHVVLELPGSIMSRKGKASSTQREVGVVMPSGQSLQVRCEAKSRCGDVFDMIVAHSNLVEHFYFGLAYVDDNEFFFLDTDTKISKVAPDSWKKVPTTPFILYFRVKFFVSDISLLLHKLSRHQYYLQLRKDFLEDRLSCHEESSLYLAGLALQAEYGDCMPEVYGRSYYRVDHYISKSVMEKRALPSIKDELLRLHASNTQMLSDESELEFLKVSLSLPEYGVLFYRVVHEKRPVEGEIILGVFAKGIIVYDVKDGRRSTSQTFFWRETSTISSNKRKFIIECRGNKKKYTFVTERSKIAKYLCNLCSAQHKFNNEMSSRKLSHSHVSEDNHIGQYAASSRPPRDRLKSYTEPPTPQDDSGLTTPQDDSGQSTPQDDSMTKLCDDLTARIEARMKQHRQGLNQHSTSSSSPQSAQRSGSLAPSLSAAARDCPAKLAPEREVICVSLKKDPKLGVGIVIVGEDTVGKYDLGIFVASIVPGGPAAKDGRIRQGGRLISLNQVSLEGVTFAEAADVMQSSPPEVQLIISQPKVQLSPNNLGNHRAPPSPQQQQPPPRDPDSAGGSLDEIISVMMTPKTGSQLQVPPDIRIYNAQDGSLSSLNSVRPEELTLELRKMGGSLGISISGGINSNLRNGGLYVKSLVPGGAAERDGRLHPDDRLLEVDGLRLDNFTYQQAVECLTKTGEVVSLVVERERMSLPRVSLSPDTARSLSPKSCSPDTNHLRYNSCPAINSPPMAGGEPQKPRDYRFMADDNTFEVTLTKGPKGLGFSFIMCDMDPLGQEAGSVVRIKQLFPDQPARLCARIREGDVIVAIDGQHLKDLIYPRVLQLFKNSSSEVLLSLCRPASGTLPPIEQFAGT from the exons ATGGGTACGTTTGTGACCCTGGCAGAGGTGTTGGAGGCCAGGGGGTCACCACTGGATGAGGGGGAGCTCTGGGGTCTGCTCCTGGCCACCGCTGAGTCCTTGCTGGAGATCTCCTGCAAAG GCTCGGGGAACATGTGCAGCGTGCTGAGCCCGGGCTCGGTGCTGCTCTCGGCCAGTGGGAGCCTGGCCTTCAAGGGCTGTTCCCGGTCTGAGGATGTGGCCTCCTTCACGGCCCCGGAGGTCCGTCAGGGTCTGGTCGCATCCAGCCGCACGGCAGCGGAGAAG ATGGCGGTGTATTCCATGGGGATGATGCTGTACTGGTGTGCGGATTACCTGCTACCTCAAAACCAG CCTGTCCAGCTGAGCAGCGAGCTGGACAGGCTGCTACTGAGCATGTGCGAAGATGTGGTGTTGAAACGGGCCGATCTGCTGGCGGTACTAGAGACCTGTGAACAGCACCACACAgcctctctgctgccccctccTGACAGACTCATCAAACAACTAGTGGAGGACGTTTTCCGGAACTCA GTTGATCATGTTACCATGTCTGAAAATGGAACACAACTCACAGACCGCAGTCAGACGGTTAGAGACAGATTTCACG CTGGTTATTTTAGTAACTCTAACTGGGCGATGAGGAGGAAGGCTTCCAGAGCTTGCTCAGGAGCCTCGTACCGAACAGAAAACGCAGG AGTTTCTTCGGGAGGTCGTTACAGAGACGATTACACCCGCTATCAACAATCGAACCGCACCCCTTGTAGTCCGTACATGGACGGTGGTCGCGATACCAACCCACGGGCCCTCAACCACTACAGTTCCACCCTTAGTCTGAACGATAAGAAACTCAAG GAAATGGGCCCAGAGTTCATTAGAATGCAAGATGAGCCCCATGTTGTCTTGGAGCTGCCAGGATCAATAATG tcGAGGAAGGGGAAGGCCTCCTCCACCCagagggaggtgggtgtggtGATGCCCAGCGGCCAGAGCCTCCAGGTGAGGTGCGAAGCGAAGAGCCGGTGCGGGGACGTCTTCGACATGATCGTGGCCCACTCCAACCTTGTGGAGCACTTCTACTTCGGCCTGGCCTACGTCGAcg ACAATGAGTTCTTCTTCCTGGACACTGACACCAAGATTTCCAAGGTTGCCCCCGACTCCTGGAAAAAAGTGCCTACGACCCCCTTTATTCTCTACTTCCGGGTCAAGTTTTTCGTCAGTGACATTTCCCTGCTTTT GCACAAGTTGAGCCGCCACCAGTACTACCTCCAGCTGAGGAAGGACTTCCTGGAAGACCGCCTGTCTTGCCACGAGGAGAGCTCTCTGTACCTGGCGGGGCTGGCCCTGCAGGCAGAGTACGGAGACTGCATGCCTGAG GTGTACGGTAGAAGCTACTACCGGGTGGACCACTACATCTCCAAGAGCGTCATGGAGAAACGTGCCTTGCCTTCCATTAAGGATGAGTTGCTGCGGTTACACGCCAGCAACACCCAAATGCTCTCAGACGAGTCGGAACTGGAGTTCCTTAAG GTGAGTCTGAGCCTGCCCGAGTATGGCGTGTTGTTCTACCGCGTTGTGCACGAGAAGCGTCCGGTAGAGGGGGAAATTATCCTCGGTGTGTTTGCCAAAGGGATCATCGTATACGACGTCAAAGATGGCCGCCGATCCACCAGTCAGACTTTCTTTTGGCGGGAAACCTCAACCATCTCCTCTAAT aaacgaaagttCATCATAGAGTGCCGTGGCAACAAGAAGAAGTACACCTTTGTTACAGAAAGGTCGAAGATAGCCAAATACCTGTGTAACCTCTGCTCCGCACAGCACAAATTCAACAACGAGATGAGCTCTCGTAAGCTCAGCCACAGCCATGTGTCAG AAGACAACCACATTGGCCAATACGCTGCCAGCAGCCGGCCGCCACGCGACCGGCTCAAGTCGTACACCGAGCCCCCCACGCCCCAGGACGACAGCGGCCTGACCACGCCCCAGGACGACAGCGGGCAGTCCACCCCCCAGGACGACTCCATGACCAAGCTCTGCGACGACCTCACCGCCAGGATCGAGGCCCGAATGAAGCAGCACCGGCAGGGCCTCAACCAACACAG cacCTCTTCCAGCAGCCCGCAGAGCGCTCAGAGGAGTGGTTCAttggctccctccctctctgctgctgcCAGAG ACTGTCCAGCCAAACTAGCCCCGGAGAGAGAAGTCATCTGTGTTTCGTTGAAGAAAGACCCAAAGCTTGGCGTTG GCATAGTGATCGTAGGCGAGGACACGGTTGGCAAATACGACCTGGGGATATTTGTGGCCTCCATCGTCCCAGGTGGACCCGCGGCTAAGGATGGCCGAATCCGACAAG gagGGCGTCTGATCTCCCTGAACCAAGTCAGCCTGGAGGGCGTGACCTTTGCTGAGGCAGCAGATGTCATGCAGAGCAGCCCCCCCGAAGTGCAGCTCATCATCTCCCAACCCAAag tGCAATTGAGCCCCAACAACCTGGGGAACCACCGGGCGCCCCCgagcccccagcagcagcagcccccgcCGCGGGACCCCGACTCGGCGGGGGGCAGCCTGGACGAGATCATCTCCGTCATGATGACCCCCAAGACGGGCAGCCAGCTGCAGGTCCCCCCCGACATACGCATCTACAACGCCCAG gacggctccctctcctctctgaacAGCGTGAGGCCAGAGGAGCTGACCCTGGAGCTGCGGAAGATGGGAGGCAGCCTGGGAATCAGCATATCA GGTGGCATCAATAGCAACCTCCGTAACGGGGGTCTCTACGTCAAGAGCCTGGTCCCCGGGGGGGCGGCAGAGAGGGACGGACGCCTGCACCCAG aTGACAGGCTGCTGGAGGTAGACGGGCTGAGGCTGGATAATTTTACGTACCAGCAGGCCGTGGAGTGTCTGACCAAGACAGGAGAG gtggtCTCCCTGGTCGTGGAGCGAGAGAGGATGAGTCTGCCCCGCGTGTCCCTGAGCCCCGACACGGCCCGCAGTCTGTCCCCTAAGAGCTGCAGCCCGGACACCAACCACCTCCGCTACAACAGCTGCCCCGCCATCAACTCTCCCCCGATGGCCGGCGGCGAGCCCCAGAAGCCCCGGGACTACCGCTTCATGGCGGACG ACAACACATTCGAGGTGACCTTGACCAAGGGCCCCAAGGGCCTTGGCTTCAGCTTCATCATGTGTGACATGGACCCCCTGGGGCAGGAGGCGGGCAGCGTGGTGCGCATCAAGCAGCTGTTCCCAGACCAGCCGGCCCGCCTCTGCGCACGCATCCGCGAGGGCGACGTCATCGTGGCCATCGACGGACAGCACCTCAAGGACCTGATCTACCCG AGGGTGCTACAGTTGTTCAAGAACTCATCGTCTGAAGTACTACTGTCCCTGTGCCGTCCTGCATCAG GGACCCTTCCTCCCATTGAGCAATTTGCTGGCACATGA